The following proteins come from a genomic window of Enterobacter chengduensis:
- the potE gene encoding putrescine-ornithine antiporter: MSKSNKMGVVQLTILTMVNMMGSGIIMLPTKLAEVGTISIISWLVTAVGSMALAWAFAKCGMFSRKSGGMGGYAEYAFGKSGNFMANYTYGVSLLIANVAIAISAVGYGTELFGATLSPVQIGLATIGVLWICTVANFGGARITGQLSSITVWGVIIPVVGLCVIGWFWFSPTLYANSWNPHHVPFFTAVGSSIAMTLWAFLGLESACANAEVVENPEKNVPIAVLGGTLGAAAIYIVSTNVIAGIVPNMDLANSTAPFGLAFAQMFTPEVGKVIMGLMVMSCCGSLLGWQFTIAQVFKSSADEGYFPKIFSRVTKADAPVQGMLAIVIFQSGLSLMTISPSLNSQFNVLVNLAVVTNIIPYILSMAALVIIQKVAKVDPGKARVANIVALIGAIYSFYALYSSGEEAMLYGAMVTFMGWTLYGLVSPRFELKNKHS; this comes from the coding sequence ATGAGTAAGTCTAACAAGATGGGCGTGGTGCAGCTGACCATCCTCACCATGGTCAACATGATGGGGTCCGGGATCATCATGCTGCCCACCAAGCTGGCCGAAGTGGGCACCATTTCGATTATCTCCTGGCTGGTGACGGCTGTGGGGTCAATGGCGCTGGCGTGGGCGTTTGCCAAGTGCGGCATGTTCAGCCGCAAGTCCGGCGGGATGGGTGGCTATGCCGAATACGCCTTTGGCAAGTCGGGCAACTTTATGGCCAACTATACCTACGGCGTGTCGCTGCTGATCGCCAACGTGGCGATTGCCATCTCCGCCGTGGGCTACGGGACGGAGCTGTTTGGCGCGACGCTCAGCCCGGTCCAGATTGGGCTGGCGACCATCGGGGTGCTGTGGATCTGCACCGTGGCTAACTTTGGCGGCGCGCGTATCACCGGACAGCTCAGCAGCATCACCGTCTGGGGCGTGATTATTCCGGTTGTCGGCCTGTGCGTCATCGGCTGGTTCTGGTTCAGCCCGACCCTGTACGCCAACTCCTGGAACCCGCACCATGTGCCGTTCTTTACCGCGGTCGGCTCTTCTATCGCCATGACGCTCTGGGCCTTCCTGGGTCTGGAATCGGCCTGCGCGAACGCGGAAGTGGTAGAAAACCCTGAGAAGAACGTGCCGATTGCGGTCCTCGGCGGCACGCTCGGCGCGGCGGCGATCTATATCGTCTCGACGAACGTGATTGCGGGCATCGTGCCGAATATGGATCTGGCTAACTCCACGGCGCCGTTCGGGCTGGCCTTCGCCCAGATGTTCACCCCGGAAGTGGGGAAAGTGATTATGGGCCTGATGGTGATGTCCTGCTGCGGTTCGCTTCTCGGCTGGCAGTTCACCATCGCGCAGGTGTTTAAATCCTCGGCTGACGAAGGCTACTTCCCGAAAATCTTCTCCCGCGTGACCAAAGCGGATGCGCCGGTGCAGGGCATGCTGGCGATCGTGATTTTCCAGAGCGGATTGTCGCTGATGACCATCAGCCCGTCGCTGAACAGCCAGTTCAACGTGCTGGTCAACCTGGCGGTGGTGACGAACATCATTCCGTACATTCTGTCGATGGCCGCGCTGGTGATTATTCAGAAGGTCGCGAAGGTGGATCCGGGCAAAGCGAGAGTGGCGAATATCGTGGCGCTGATTGGGGCAATCTACAGCTTCTACGCGCTCTACTCGTCCGGCGAGGAAGCGATGCTCTACGGCGCGATGGTGACCTTTATGGGCTGGACGCTGTACGGTCTGGTGTCACCGCGGTTTGAGTTGAAGAACAAACATAGTTAG
- the speF gene encoding ornithine decarboxylase SpeF, producing MKNLKIAASRACPDCFTTQRELVDVRASDYIDVAAIVLAVTDITSGILDEIEATGFGIPVFVATHKEEFIPADYLSRIHGVFEYSDTGSNFYGRQLEAAAQKYETQLRPPFFRALVDYVKQGNSAFDCPGHQGGQFFRRHPAGNQFVDFFGETLFRSDLCNADVAMGDLLIHEGAPCIAQQHAAKVFNADKTYFVLNGTSSSNKVVLNALLTPGDLVLFDRNNHKSNHHGALLQAGATPVYLETARNPYGFIGGIDAHCFEENYLRERVAEVAPGRARDARPFRLAVIQLGTYDGTIYNARQVVDKIGHLCDYILFDSAWVGYEQFIPMMADCSPLLLELNENDPGILVTQSVHKQQAGFSQTSQIHKKDSHIKGQPRYVPHKRLNNAFMMHASTSPFYPLFAALDINARMHEGQSGRNMWMDCVVNGIEARKLILENCRYLRPFVPETVDGRPWESWDTAEIATELRFFHFVPGENWHAFEGYAEHQYFIDPCKLLLTTPGINARTGEYDDFGVPATILANFLRENGIVPEKCDLNSILFLLTPAEDMGKLQQLVAQLVRFEKLLESDAPLKEVLPSLYKQHPDRYADYTLRQICQEMHDLYARHNVKQLQKEMFRKSHFPRVMMNPQDANYAYLRGEVELVSLRDAEGRIAAEGALPYPPGVLCVVPGEVWGGSVLRYFTALEEGINLLPGFAPELQGVYVEECEGRKQVRCNVIKQPAARPALLKGETV from the coding sequence ATGAAAAATTTAAAAATCGCAGCCAGCCGCGCGTGTCCGGACTGCTTCACTACCCAGCGTGAACTGGTCGATGTCCGCGCTTCGGATTATATCGATGTTGCCGCCATTGTTCTGGCGGTCACGGATATTACCAGCGGCATCCTGGACGAAATAGAAGCCACCGGTTTTGGCATTCCTGTTTTTGTCGCGACGCATAAAGAAGAGTTCATCCCGGCAGACTATTTATCGCGCATTCATGGCGTATTTGAGTATTCAGACACCGGCAGCAACTTTTATGGACGCCAGCTGGAAGCGGCAGCCCAGAAGTATGAAACCCAGCTGCGGCCGCCGTTTTTCCGCGCCCTGGTCGACTACGTTAAGCAGGGCAACAGCGCCTTTGACTGTCCGGGGCATCAGGGCGGCCAGTTCTTCCGCCGTCATCCTGCCGGTAATCAGTTTGTCGATTTCTTTGGCGAGACGCTTTTCCGCTCCGATCTGTGTAACGCCGACGTGGCGATGGGGGATCTGCTGATCCATGAGGGCGCGCCGTGCATTGCGCAGCAGCATGCGGCGAAGGTTTTTAACGCCGATAAGACCTACTTCGTGCTGAACGGCACCTCGTCGTCCAACAAAGTGGTATTAAACGCCCTGCTCACCCCGGGCGACCTGGTGCTGTTCGACCGTAACAACCACAAATCTAACCATCACGGTGCCCTCCTCCAGGCAGGCGCAACGCCGGTCTATCTGGAAACCGCGCGCAACCCGTACGGCTTTATTGGCGGCATTGATGCCCACTGCTTTGAAGAAAATTATCTGCGCGAGCGGGTTGCAGAGGTGGCGCCTGGCCGTGCACGCGACGCGCGCCCGTTCCGCCTGGCGGTGATCCAGCTGGGCACCTACGATGGCACCATCTATAACGCCCGTCAGGTGGTGGATAAGATTGGGCATCTGTGCGATTACATCCTGTTCGACTCCGCCTGGGTGGGTTACGAGCAGTTTATTCCGATGATGGCCGACTGCTCGCCGCTGCTGCTGGAGCTGAACGAAAACGACCCGGGGATCCTGGTGACCCAGTCCGTTCACAAACAGCAGGCCGGCTTCTCGCAGACCTCGCAAATCCATAAGAAAGACAGCCACATCAAAGGGCAGCCGCGCTATGTCCCGCACAAGCGGCTGAACAACGCCTTTATGATGCACGCCTCCACCAGCCCGTTTTATCCGCTGTTCGCCGCGCTGGACATCAACGCCCGTATGCACGAAGGCCAGAGCGGCCGCAACATGTGGATGGACTGCGTGGTTAACGGTATCGAAGCGCGCAAGCTGATCCTGGAGAACTGCCGGTATCTGCGCCCCTTCGTGCCGGAAACGGTAGATGGCCGTCCGTGGGAAAGCTGGGACACGGCGGAAATTGCGACCGAGCTGCGCTTCTTCCACTTCGTACCGGGTGAAAACTGGCACGCTTTCGAAGGCTACGCCGAGCATCAGTATTTTATCGACCCGTGCAAGCTCCTGCTGACCACGCCGGGCATTAACGCCCGCACCGGGGAGTATGACGACTTCGGCGTGCCCGCCACCATCCTCGCCAACTTCCTGCGTGAAAACGGCATCGTGCCGGAAAAATGCGATCTCAACTCGATCCTGTTCCTGCTCACCCCTGCCGAAGATATGGGCAAACTGCAGCAGCTGGTGGCGCAGCTGGTGCGCTTCGAAAAACTGCTTGAGAGCGACGCTCCCCTGAAAGAGGTCCTGCCCTCTCTCTACAAACAGCATCCGGACCGTTACGCGGACTATACCCTGCGCCAGATCTGCCAGGAGATGCATGACCTGTACGCCCGCCACAACGTGAAGCAGCTGCAGAAAGAGATGTTCCGCAAGTCTCACTTCCCGCGCGTGATGATGAACCCGCAGGACGCGAACTACGCCTACCTGCGCGGTGAGGTTGAACTCGTCTCCCTGCGCGACGCGGAAGGCCGCATCGCCGCCGAAGGCGCCCTGCCCTATCCGCCGGGGGTGCTGTGCGTGGTCCCGGGCGAAGTCTGGGGCGGCTCCGTGCTGCGCTACTTTACCGCGCTGGAAGAAGGCATCAACCTGCTGCCGGGCTTTGCGCCAGAGCTGCAGGGCGTGTACGTCGAAGAGTGTGAGGGGCGCAAACAGGTTCGCTGCAACGTCATTAAACAACCCGCCGCTCGGCCCGCGCTGCTGAAAGGAGAGACAGTATGA
- the speFL gene encoding leader peptide SpeFL: protein MENNNRLMPHIRRTTHIMMFAHRNCFDFHLFNAR from the coding sequence ATGGAAAACAACAATCGCTTAATGCCCCATATAAGGCGGACAACGCATATCATGATGTTTGCCCACCGTAACTGCTTTGACTTTCATCTCTTTAATGCCCGGTAG
- the kdpE gene encoding two-component system response regulator KdpE — protein MINVLIVEDEIAISRFLRAALEGDGLRVHDAGTLQRGLIEAATRKPDLVILDLGLPDGDGIDFIREVRQWSQMPILVLSARTEETDKIAALDAGADDYLIKPFGIGELQARLRVALRRHSATTPADPTYTFGDIRVDLAARRIVRGDEEIHLTPIEFRLLAVLLNNHGKVLTQRQLLSQVWGPNAVEHSHYLRIYMGHLRQKLEIDPARPRHLLTETGIGYRFML, from the coding sequence GTGATCAACGTTCTGATTGTTGAAGATGAGATTGCCATTAGCCGCTTTCTGCGCGCTGCGCTGGAAGGTGACGGTCTGCGCGTCCACGATGCGGGTACGCTTCAACGGGGCTTAATTGAAGCTGCCACCCGCAAGCCGGACCTGGTGATCCTCGATCTGGGTCTGCCTGACGGGGACGGCATCGATTTTATTCGTGAGGTTCGTCAGTGGAGCCAGATGCCAATTCTGGTGCTCTCCGCCCGTACGGAAGAGACGGATAAAATCGCCGCGCTGGATGCCGGTGCGGATGATTATCTGATCAAGCCTTTTGGTATCGGCGAATTGCAGGCCCGCCTTCGCGTGGCGCTGCGTCGCCACAGCGCCACCACGCCAGCCGACCCAACCTACACGTTTGGGGATATCCGGGTTGACCTGGCCGCGCGACGCATTGTGCGCGGCGATGAGGAGATTCATCTCACGCCAATCGAGTTTCGCCTGCTCGCCGTGCTGCTCAATAACCACGGCAAGGTTCTCACCCAACGCCAGCTGTTAAGTCAGGTGTGGGGGCCAAACGCAGTGGAACATAGTCATTATTTACGCATATATATGGGGCATCTCCGCCAGAAGCTCGAAATCGACCCCGCGCGCCCTCGCCATTTATTAACTGAAACCGGTATCGGTTATCGGTTTATGCTTTGA
- the kdpD gene encoding two-component system sensor histidine kinase KdpD has translation MTDEPMRPDPDRLLEQTAEAHRGKLKIFFGACAGVGKTFAMLTEAQRLRAQGLDILIGVVETHGRKETASLLKGLATQPPRRISHRGRLVTEFDLDAALARRPALILMDELAHSNAPGSRHPKRWQDVEELLEAGIDVFTTVNVQHLESLNDVVSGVTGIQVRETVPDPFFDSADEVVLVDLPPDDLRQRLHEGKVYIAGQAERAIEHFFRKGNLIALRELALRRTADRVDDQMRAWRDLQGQERVWHTRDAILLCVGHGSGNEKLVRTAARLAAKFGSVWHAVYVETPQLHALPENQRRAILSSLRLAQELGAETATLSDPQEDKAILRYAREHNLGKIVIGRRQHRRWFSRESFADKLARRAPDLDLVIVALDDKPTPLPSRAPDSRTFGDRWRIQLRGCLVAVVLCALITVIASQWLIAFDAANLVMIYLLGVVVVALFYGRWPSVLATVINVISFDLFFIAPRGTLAVSDVQYILTFAVMLTVGLVIGNLTAGVRYQARIARYREQRTRHLYEMSKSLAVGRTPLDIVQTSEQFIRSTFHASNLILLPDEHGKLRPLTSASGMTPWDEAIARWSFDKGLPAGAGTDTLPGVPYQILPLRSADKNQGLVIVEPSNLRQLMIPEQQRLLETFTLLVASALERLALTASEEQARLASERESIRNSLLAALSHDLRTPLTVLFGQSEILTLDLAAEGSKHALQASEIRQHVLNTTRLVNNLLDMARIQSGGFNLKKEWLTLEEVVGSALKMLEPGLGGRHIALNMPEPLTLIHVDGPLFERVLINLLENAGKYAGARAQIGVDATVDDSTLHLDVWDTGPGIPAGQELAIFEKFARGNKESAIPGVGLGLAICQAIVDVHGGTISAENRPEGGARFCVTLPLETPPELNELPEDL, from the coding sequence ATGACCGACGAGCCCATGCGCCCGGATCCGGACAGGCTGCTTGAACAAACGGCTGAAGCCCATCGCGGCAAACTGAAAATTTTCTTTGGCGCCTGCGCGGGCGTCGGGAAAACCTTCGCCATGCTGACGGAAGCCCAGCGGCTTCGGGCGCAGGGGCTCGATATTTTAATAGGCGTGGTTGAAACCCACGGCCGCAAAGAGACGGCGTCGCTGCTGAAGGGGCTGGCTACCCAGCCGCCCCGCCGCATCAGCCATCGCGGTCGGTTAGTTACCGAATTCGACCTCGATGCCGCCCTCGCCCGTCGTCCCGCCCTTATCCTGATGGACGAGCTGGCGCACAGCAATGCGCCAGGCTCGCGCCATCCCAAGCGCTGGCAGGATGTTGAAGAGTTACTCGAAGCCGGTATTGATGTTTTCACCACGGTGAACGTTCAGCATCTTGAGAGCCTGAACGACGTGGTGAGCGGCGTGACCGGCATTCAGGTGCGCGAGACGGTGCCCGATCCCTTCTTTGATTCCGCAGACGAGGTGGTGCTGGTCGACCTGCCGCCGGATGATTTACGCCAGCGCCTGCATGAAGGCAAAGTCTACATCGCAGGCCAGGCCGAACGCGCCATCGAACATTTCTTCCGCAAAGGCAACCTGATTGCCCTGCGCGAACTGGCCCTGCGCCGTACTGCCGATCGCGTTGACGATCAGATGCGCGCCTGGCGTGACCTGCAGGGCCAGGAACGCGTCTGGCATACGCGAGATGCCATCCTGCTGTGCGTGGGTCACGGCAGCGGCAACGAAAAGCTTGTTCGCACCGCCGCGCGCCTGGCGGCAAAATTTGGCAGCGTCTGGCATGCGGTGTATGTCGAAACGCCGCAGCTCCACGCCCTGCCCGAAAACCAGCGTCGTGCTATCCTGAGTTCGCTGCGCCTGGCGCAGGAGCTGGGTGCCGAAACCGCCACCCTTTCCGATCCGCAGGAAGATAAAGCCATTCTGCGCTACGCCCGCGAGCACAATCTGGGGAAAATCGTGATTGGCCGTCGCCAGCATCGCCGCTGGTTTAGCCGCGAATCCTTTGCCGACAAGCTGGCCCGCCGCGCGCCGGATCTGGACCTGGTGATCGTGGCGCTGGATGATAAACCCACGCCCCTTCCCAGCCGCGCCCCGGACAGCCGTACTTTTGGTGACAGGTGGCGCATTCAGCTTCGCGGCTGTCTTGTCGCCGTCGTGCTCTGCGCCCTGATAACCGTGATTGCCAGCCAGTGGCTGATTGCCTTTGATGCCGCCAACCTGGTGATGATCTACCTCCTGGGCGTGGTGGTGGTGGCGCTCTTTTACGGGCGCTGGCCGTCGGTGCTGGCGACGGTGATAAACGTCATCAGCTTCGATCTCTTCTTTATTGCCCCCCGGGGGACGCTCGCCGTCTCGGACGTGCAGTACATTCTCACCTTTGCGGTGATGCTTACCGTCGGCCTGGTGATCGGGAACCTGACGGCGGGCGTGCGCTATCAGGCGCGCATCGCCCGCTATCGCGAACAGCGCACGCGCCATCTCTATGAGATGTCAAAATCGCTGGCGGTGGGCCGCACGCCGCTGGATATTGTGCAGACCAGCGAGCAGTTTATTCGCTCAACGTTTCATGCCAGCAACCTGATTTTGCTCCCGGACGAACACGGCAAGCTGCGCCCGCTGACCTCAGCCTCGGGCATGACGCCCTGGGACGAAGCCATCGCGCGCTGGAGCTTTGATAAAGGGCTACCGGCGGGCGCAGGTACCGACACCCTGCCCGGCGTGCCCTATCAAATTCTGCCGCTGCGCAGCGCCGATAAAAATCAGGGGCTGGTGATTGTTGAGCCTTCCAACCTGCGCCAGCTGATGATCCCCGAGCAGCAGCGGCTGCTGGAGACCTTTACGCTGCTGGTTGCCAGCGCGCTGGAGCGGCTGGCCCTCACCGCCAGCGAAGAACAGGCCCGGCTGGCAAGCGAACGTGAAAGCATCCGTAACTCGCTGCTGGCGGCGCTGTCGCACGATCTGCGAACCCCGCTCACCGTCCTGTTCGGTCAGTCAGAAATCCTGACGCTGGACCTGGCGGCGGAAGGCTCTAAACACGCCCTTCAGGCCAGCGAGATCCGCCAGCACGTGCTGAATACCACCCGTCTGGTAAATAACCTGCTCGATATGGCGCGTATCCAGTCGGGCGGTTTTAACCTCAAAAAAGAGTGGCTCACGCTGGAAGAGGTGGTAGGCAGCGCCCTGAAAATGCTGGAGCCCGGCCTCGGTGGGCGACATATCGCCCTGAACATGCCCGAGCCCCTGACGTTAATTCACGTCGATGGTCCCCTGTTTGAACGGGTGCTGATCAACCTGCTGGAAAATGCCGGCAAATATGCGGGCGCCCGTGCCCAAATTGGTGTGGATGCGACGGTGGACGATAGCACGCTTCATCTTGACGTCTGGGATACCGGCCCGGGGATTCCTGCCGGACAGGAGCTGGCTATTTTCGAAAAATTCGCGCGCGGCAATAAGGAGTCCGCCATTCCGGGCGTGGGCCTCGGGCTGGCCATTTGCCAGGCGATCGTTGACGTTCACGGGGGCACCATTTCCGCAGAGAATCGTCCGGAAGGCGGGGCGCGTTTTTGTGTTACACTTCCTCTGGAAACCCCGCCAGAACTTAATGAATTACCAGAGGATTTGTGA
- the kdpC gene encoding potassium-transporting ATPase subunit KdpC, with product MTMLRPAILLFILLSLITGGLYPLVTTALGQWWFKDRANGSLILQNGENRGSRLIGQNFTDARYFQGRPSATAESPYNPMASGGSNLAGSNPELDKAVAERVAALRAANPQASREVPVELVTASASGLDYSLTPAAVAWQIPRVAAARQLTVEQVSRLVAEHTQKPLVSFIGMPVVNIVELNLALDALRKN from the coding sequence ATGACGATGTTACGTCCCGCTATACTTCTGTTTATTCTGCTGTCCCTCATTACCGGCGGGCTGTACCCGCTGGTCACCACCGCCCTGGGCCAGTGGTGGTTTAAGGATCGGGCCAACGGCTCGCTGATACTGCAAAACGGTGAAAACCGCGGCTCTCGCCTGATCGGCCAGAACTTTACGGATGCCCGCTACTTCCAGGGACGCCCTTCCGCCACTGCCGAAAGCCCGTATAATCCGATGGCATCCGGCGGCAGCAACCTGGCGGGCAGCAACCCTGAGCTGGATAAAGCCGTCGCCGAGCGCGTAGCGGCCCTGCGCGCCGCCAATCCGCAGGCCAGCCGTGAGGTTCCCGTAGAGCTGGTAACCGCCTCGGCCAGCGGGCTGGACTACAGCCTGACGCCTGCAGCCGTGGCCTGGCAGATCCCGCGCGTCGCTGCCGCCCGTCAGCTGACCGTCGAGCAGGTGAGCAGGCTTGTGGCAGAGCACACGCAAAAGCCGCTGGTCAGCTTTATCGGCATGCCCGTGGTAAATATTGTTGAGCTGAATCTGGCGCTGGACGCGCTAAGGAAAAACTAA